A stretch of the Capsicum annuum cultivar UCD-10X-F1 chromosome 8, UCD10Xv1.1, whole genome shotgun sequence genome encodes the following:
- the LOC107839121 gene encoding sulfite exporter TauE/SafE family protein 3 codes for MADFGGRWKIFRPLLSISWSFLLAAIFVSAERSLKRESVATQQQSDADLLTSVVQFLWKPNESGYEHVWPELKFDWQIVVGTIIGFLGAAFGSVGGVGGGGIFVPMLSLIIGFDPKSSTAISKCMIMGASVSTVYYNLKLKHPTIDIPIIDYDLAVLIQPMLMLGISIGVTFNVIFADWMVTVLLIILFVVTSTKAFLRGVDTWKKESILKKESEAAKKLGANDAEYKLLPGDSNAAEKEEVEPSEPVVPIMENVCWKETGLLCFVWVAFLGLQIGKNYTDNCTPVYWVVNLLQVPVALSVSSYEAFSLYKGWRRIESKGEEGTNFRVLQLFVYCFFGILAGMVGGLLGLGGGFIMGPMFLELGVPPQVSSATATFAMMFSSSMSVVEYYLLKRFPVPYALYFIAVATVAAFIGQHVVRKMIMILGRASLIIFILAFTIFVSAISLGGVGISNMIGKIQRHEYMGFENLCKYDP; via the exons ATGGCGGATTTTGGAGGAAGATGGAAGATTTTTAGGCCATTATTGTCAATTTCTTGGAGTTTTCTTTTGGCTGCTATATTTGTTTCTGCTGAAAGAAGTTTGAAGAGGGAAAGTGTTGCAACTCAGCAGCAGTCAGATGCTGATTTGCTTACTTCTGTTGTGCAGTTCTTGTGGAAGCCCAATGAATCTGGTTACGAACATGTTTGGCCG GAATTGAAATTCGACTGGCAAATTGTTGTTGGTACGATAATTGGATTTTTGGGAGCAGCATTTGGGAGTGTAGGTGGTGTTGGTGGCGGCGGCATATTCGTACCTATGCTTTCTCTCATCATTGGATTTGATCCAAAATCATCTACTGCAATTTCTAAGT GTATGATCATGGGAGCTTCGGTCTCTACTGTTTACTATAATCTAAAGCTCAAGCATCCAACAATTGATATTCCtattattgattatgatttgGCCGTTCTCATCCAGCCAATGCTGATGCTTGGCATTAGTATTGGAGTTACTTTCAATGTGATATTTGCTGATTGGATGGTAACTGTTCTGCTAATAATACTATTCGTCG TTACATCAACCAAGGCCTTTTTGCGAGGGGTTGATACGTGGAAAAAAGAGAGTATCCTGAAAAAG GAGTCTGAGGCTGCGAAAAAGTTGGGCGCAAATG ACGCTGAGTACAAGCTCCTTCCTGGTGATAGCAATGCCGCTGAAAAGGAAGAAGTAGAACCTTCTGAACCTGTG gtgcctaTCATGGAGAACGTTTGCTGGAAGGAAACTGGGCTCCTGTGTTTTGTTTGGGTTGCATTTCTAGGACTGCAAATTGGCAAG AATTACACAGACAATTGTACGCCGGTATATTGGGTGGTGAATCTGTTGCAG GTCCCAGTTGCCCTTAGTGTATCATCGTATGAAGCTTTTAGCCTGTACAAGGGTTGGAGAAGGATTGAATCCAAGGGAGAAGAGGGAACTAACTTCCGGGTGCTGCAACTATTTGTTTATTGCTTTTTTGGAATATTAGCCGGTATGGTAGGTGGACTTCTTGGTTTGGGTGGAGGATTTATCATGGGTCCTATGTTTTTGGAGCTGGGTGTTCCTCCGCAG GTTTCAAGTGCCACTGCCACTTTTGCGATGATGTTCTCCTCATCAATGTCTGTTGTAGAGTATTACCTTCTAAAACGTTTCCCAGTTCCTTATG CTCTGTACTTCATTGCCGTGGCAACTGTTGCTGCTTTCATTGGGCAACATGTTGTGAGGAAGATGATTATGATACTAGGAAGAGCATCACTTATCATCTTCATCCTTGCcttcacaatttttgtgagtgcAATTTCACTAG GTGGGGTTGGTATCTCAAATATGATTGGGAAGATCCAGCGCCATGAGTACATGGGCTTCGAGAACCTTTGCAAATATGATCCTTAA